In Aspergillus nidulans FGSC A4 chromosome IV, a single window of DNA contains:
- a CDS encoding uncharacterized protein (transcript_id=CADANIAT00000990), protein MALNPNNAPADVPTNRPMSLEELEGLFARAIQATAPGQNLVLPIGGSRPGQAIAVNPGKVTAARVDSRRDLYVNALLIQSRGQRLEVPWEAGAADNPIDLDEEEEEEEEEEEEEDDDDDDDDDDNDDDDGGPNNPIQL, encoded by the exons ATGGC TCTCAACCCCAACAACGCGCCCGCCGATGTGCCAACTAATCGTCCGATGagcctggaggagctggaagggctCTTTGCCCGTGCCATACAGGCAACAGCTCCAGGCCAGAACCTGGTCCTTCCTATTGGGGGTT CCCGTCCAGGCCAAGCAATAGCAGTGAACCCTGGCAAGGTCACTGCAGCGCGGGTTGACAGCAGACGAGACTTGTACGTCAACGCCCTTCTCATTCAATCACGGGGGCAACGCTTGGAGGTCCCTT GGGAGGCAGGTGCAGCTGATAACCCAATCGActtggatgaggaggaggaggaggaggaggaggaggaggaggaggaggacgatgatgatgatgatgatgatgatgataatgatgatgatgatgggggGCCTAATAATCCCATCCAGCTATAA
- a CDS encoding uncharacterized protein (transcript_id=CADANIAT00000991), whose amino-acid sequence MPAIAPSEPPSFVQALHLEKLPAAGERYLSTFPALSYDYAPGKPLSVNRSYGGHAFAQAIWAASLGIRDSGLRIHEANGYWTLAGYANRPFLYEVKTLSITRSFALREVIARQPTTPSDECPFPKSDGDKELGPVAFALTCSFKQRESGPAYWLKFDANKYGNLLQQDPSSYLQDVYLKGPNGVGSIRLADFPSLDIRTPDLQEHSIKSPGTSHRRLHVYRASEALDLDPNLVAALHAYVSDRAGLSVLLNAFGATDLGISGSLSHKILFHVSPEKMAVDKRTWFTQEMSSSRGGEGRGVIDSRIWSPSGELVATTIQDALFRQPKAKLA is encoded by the coding sequence ATGCCAGCAATCGCCCCATCGGAGCCGCCGAGCTTCGTTCAGGCGCTGCACCTGGAGAAATTACCCGCTGCTGGCGAGCGATACTTGAGCACGTTCCCCGCACTATCTTACGACTATGCGCCCGGGAAACCCCTGAGCGTCAATCGCTCCTACGGAGGACACGCGTTTGCACAGGCCATCTGGGCAGCGAGCCTGGGGATCAGAGATTCCGGTCTTCGCATCCATGAAGCCAATGGCTACTGGACGTTGGCAGGCTACGCCAACCGGCCATTTCTCTACGAAGTCAAAACACTGTCAATAACGCGATCGTTTGCTCTGCGCGAGGTGATTGCTCGCCAGCCAACGACCCCTTCGGATGAGTGCCCATTCCCAAAATCAGACGGTGATAAGGAACTTGGTCCGGTCGCATTCGCGCTCACCTGCTCCTTCAAGCAAAGAGAAAGCGGTCCAGCATACTGGCTGAAGTTTGACGCCAACAAGTATGGCAATCTGCTACAGCAAGATCCCAGTTCATACCTGCAGGATGTCTACTTAAAAGGACCCAACGGGGTCGGTTCAATCAGGCTCGCCGACTTTCCAAGTTTAGACATCCGAACCCCCGATTTACAGGAGCACAGCATCAAAAGCCCAGGAACTTCCCACAGACGCTTACATGTGTATCGTGCTTCGGAGGCGTTGGACCTCGATCCAAATCTAGTGGCAGCTCTCCACGCATACGTCTCCGATCGGGCCGGCTTGAGCGTCCTGCTGAATGCCTTTGGGGCCACTGACTTAGGCATCTCCGGCAGCCTCAGCCATAAAATCCTTTTTCATGTCAGCCcggagaagatggctgtTGATAAGAGAACATGGTTTACCCAGGAGATGTCCAGCAGTCGTGGTGGAGAGGGACGAGGCGTTATCGACAGCCGCATCTGGAGTCCGTCGGGGGAGCTGGTGGCAACCACCATCCAGGATGCCCTCTTTCGTCAGCCCAAGGCTAAGTTGGCTTAA